The genomic window AGCACGCCGCCGTATCCGCTGCTCTGACCCCTATCGGTGGCGTTTGTCGGTGCCTGCTGGCACGGTGACCGGATGACTGAAAATGTATGGCCGGTAGTCGAACTCAGGCAGTACACGCTGCGCCCCGGCACCAGGGACGTGCTGATCGAACTGTTCGATCGGGAGCTCGTCGAGACACAGGAAGCCGTCGGCATGCGCATCGTCGCGCAGTTCCGGGACGAGGACGACCCGGACAGATTCGTCTGGGTTCGCGCCTTCCGCGACATCGAATCGCGCGGCGCCGCGCTGACCGCCTTCTACGTCGATGGGGAGACATGGCGGACGCACGCCCCAGCGGCGCGGGCGACGATGGTCGACACCACCAATGCCCTTCTGCTACAGCCCGCATCGGCGACATCGGGGTTCGCGCTAGCGGGCGAGCGTCCCGGCGCGCACGCCGCCGAGCTACCGGAATCTCGGGTGCTGGCAACGATCTACTACCTCGATACACCTGCCGACGAGTTCGCGGAATTCTTCGACAGCCGGGTTCGGCCGCTGCTGGCGGCGACCGGTGCGCCGCCGATCGCCTGCTACCTGACCGATCCCGCGCCGAATACCTTTGCCGCGCTTCCGGTCCGATCGGAGACGGTTTTCGTGTGGTTCGCGCTGTTCGACACTGCCGATCAGCGCGCCGAGCACCTCGACCGGCTGGCTGCCGCACCGACCTGGACCGCAGAGGTCCAGCCGGAACTGGCGAAACGGTTGTCCGGCCC from Nocardia iowensis includes these protein-coding regions:
- a CDS encoding NIPSNAP family protein yields the protein MTENVWPVVELRQYTLRPGTRDVLIELFDRELVETQEAVGMRIVAQFRDEDDPDRFVWVRAFRDIESRGAALTAFYVDGETWRTHAPAARATMVDTTNALLLQPASATSGFALAGERPGAHAAELPESRVLATIYYLDTPADEFAEFFDSRVRPLLAATGAPPIACYLTDPAPNTFAALPVRSETVFVWFALFDTADQRAEHLDRLAAAPTWTAEVQPELAKRLSGPIERLRLAPTARSLLR